A stretch of Lactuca sativa cultivar Salinas chromosome 6, Lsat_Salinas_v11, whole genome shotgun sequence DNA encodes these proteins:
- the LOC111894078 gene encoding uncharacterized protein LOC111894078, with translation MVNFDLIHVLFFFILYSVLEVLITSIMEDYRLIETEEYQEGFENEEEVEEEEEDEEGEELGELIPRVIPIDSIEDEDYEDEDDYENDNYWDEDEDYWDEDDEDDEDEDEEPDELIPVEITSLTISSSISNGRSINDGYLNDSNDLESCEGKESLNRGEIDGLFCPICFEAWTSGGSHQICCLPCGHIYGLSCINKWLQLRRSSGKCPQCKKSCTLKDVRVLYAARLCVADEELHKKVRCLEAKCAYLEQKDYVERIKEELREELERDMDEKWEKLKREMVEKMDKLERDMEEIRMVNEIDEYVRNQNQLQTADNLNEHDQTSGTR, from the exons atggTCAATTTTGATCTTATTCATGTGCTTTTCTTCTTCATCCTGTATTCGGTGttagaagtactcatcacatcaATAATGGAAGACTACAGATTGATCGAAACAGAAGAATATCAAGAAGGTTTCGAAAATGAAGAGGAAgtggaagaggaagaagaagatgaagagggaGAAGAATTGGGGGAGTTGATTCCGAGGGTGATACCTATCGACTCAATTGAAGACGAGGATTATGAAGACGAAGATGACTACGAAAATGACAATTACTGGGACGAGGATGAGGATTATTGGGACGAGGACGACGAAGATGacgaagacgaagacgaagaaccAGATGAGTTGATTCCGGTGGAGATAACGTCACTGACTATTTCAAGCTCTATTTCCAATGGTAGATCAATCAACGATGGCTATCTGAACGATTCAAATGATCTGGAGTCGTGTGAAGGAAAGGAATCATTGAATAGAGGCGAAATTGATGGTTTATTTTGCCCTATTTGCTTTGAAGCTTGGACTAGCGGTGGAAGCCATCAAATCTG TTGTCTTCCCTGTGGGCATATATATGGATTATCATGTATAAACAAATGGCTTCAACTTCGTCGAAGTTCTGGGAAG TGCCCTCAATGCAAGAAGTCGTGCACATTGAAGGATGTTAGAGTTCTTTATGCTGCTAGGCTTTGTGTTGCTGATGAGGAGTTACACAAG AAAGTGAGATGTCTTGAAGCTAAATGTGCTTATCTTGAACAGAAG GACTATGTTGAACGCATTAAGGAAGAGTTACGTGAAGAACTGGAACGAGATATGGATGAAAAATGGGAAAAATTGAAGAGAGAAATGGTGGAAAAAATGGATAAATTGGAACGAGATATGGAGGAAATAAGAATGGTGAATGAGATTGATGAGTATgttagaaatcaaaatcaattaca
- the LOC111894079 gene encoding arsenate reductase 2.2, producing MFTAAIKKSTICVCQISPVLAATMAKNVSFITGSELLSLKERSNVAIVDVRDDERSHDGHIAGSLHFASDTFQDRIPNLVQAAKGKDTLVFHCALSQVRGPKCARRFADYLAEGKVDAGIKNIMVLERGYNGWEASGKPVCRCRGSTCKGGC from the exons aTGTTCACCGCTGCGATCAAAAAGTCTACCATCTGCGTCTGCCAAATTTCTCCGGTGCTAGCAGCAACAATGGCGAAAAACGTATCATTCATCACTGGATCTGAGCTCCTATCTCTCAAAGAACGCTCTAATGTCGCCATCGTTGACGTCAG GGACGATGAACGAAGTCACGATGGACATATAGCTGGATCACTCCACTTCGCCAGCGATACTTTTCAGGACAGGATCCCTAATCTCGTTCAAGCCGCTAAAGGGAAAGATACCCTAGTCTTTCACTGTGCCCTTAGCCAG GTTCGTGGGCCGAAATGTGCACGTAGATTTGCAGACTATCTTGCTGAAGGGAAAGTGGATGCAGGGATAAAGAATATAATGGTGCTGGAACGCGGTTATAATGGCTGGGAAGCTTCTGGTAAACCTGTTTGTCGCTGTCGTGGGTCCACTTGCAAAGGGGGATGCTAA